The nucleotide sequence CATTAGCCGAGAAATTTAAACTTAAAACACTATCAATTTCATCGAAAAAAATCACGAGCGGTTTTTTCGCTCCCCCATCTTCTACACCCCCAAACGTAAGCAAAACTTCCTCAATAAAGCGGCTCAAACGTTGAACAGGCGAAAGATCAAGCCGCTCATTCCACCAAGTTTTTAAATTCACCTTAGTCAACAAATCAACACTTCGCGCCATCTCTACCGCTAACCCTTTGTACCATTGATCAGGGGTAACATTTTCGCTACCGATACGAGTCATATCCACTGCCGCACAATAAATCCCCTCTTTTTGTAGATAGTGCATCATGTGTACCATCAGACTTGATTTTCCCATTTGGCGAGCATTGAGAATATAACAAAATTCCCCACGCTTCAAGGCCTTATAAAGATAACGATCTGCCGAACGCACCACATAGGTAGGAGCATCCATAGGTAAACTTCCCCCCACTTGATAATCGTAAGTGGCAATATCGGCCTCATTTCTGAGTAGAGCGTTTTCAAACAACAATTCCGCTTGAGTCGCTTTGAGAATCTCTAGGGTTTGAGAAAGCTCTCGGGTACGTTCTTCGACTTTATATTCTAAAGTGCGATTAGATTCGGCTAAATTGTCTTTTGCCTGTTGTAGAGCAATATTTTTTTGGGCTAACTCTTGGGTAAACTGAATGCGCTCTGCTTCAGCGCGTTTGCGTTGCGTAATATCGGCAAAGGCGGCGATAGCATAGATAATTTCCCCTTTTTCATCAAAAATAGGAGTCGCTGACACTTCTAGGGGAATAGTTTTATCTTTTTGACGAATTTCCAAATTATCAATGGTCATTGTCTCTCCCTTTAACGCTCGGATAATGGGCTGTTGCTCACTGGGATATAATTGATCGGTTCCAGCCAGATAAGCTTGATAAAAATTCGGTAATTCTGTGGCTTTTGCTGAAAAAATAATCTCTTTTCCTAGAAGTTGTTGCGCCGTTTGATTGGCGTAGTAAGGATGACCATTCGCGTCTATGACGAAAATTCCAATCGGTACAGCTTCTAAAAATTGAGCCATTTTTCTTTCACTTTCCCGCAAGGCTTCATCCGCTTTTTGACGCTCCTTAATTTCTCGTTTTAAGTTGACATTAAGATTCATCATGGTCTCATAAAGTTGAGCATTTTTGAGGGAAATAGCGGCTTGAGATGAGAGAACTTTTAAGATTTCTAAGCGAGTGGGAGTAAAAGCACCGGTGGTCAGATTATTTTCCAAATACAATAAACCAATCAGTTCTCCTTGATGGATAATCGGAGTACACAAAATGGATTTAGAGTGATGATTAATGATATAAGGATCTGTGGTAAATATTCCTTCTCGAGTGGCATTATTTAAAACGACATCTTCTCGAGTTCTAGCCACATAATTAATGACGGACATGGGTAATTGCTGCCGACTTTCCAGGGGATTAGATTGATCTACTATCACTTCATGACTATCTACAGTGCCTTTAGCTTCTATTAAGAGTTGACCTTCTTTATTGAAAATCAGAAAACCCGTTTGTGCCCCGGCGTTTTCAATAGTAATCGCCATCAATTTTTTGATCAACAGATTGAGAATAATTTCTTCGGCTAAAGCTTGTGAGGCTTTGATTACGGTGGTCATATCTAAAACATCTGAACTCGTTCCTGTGCTGGAAGATTCTTGACTTAGCGTCTTATCTAATTTAGTTTTTGTGGAAATTGCTTCTACCAGCAAGTGAGAGTATTGAGTTTCTAGTTCCTCGACTTTACGATTCGCTCCCCAAAGTTTATAACCATAATGAGCTTCTCTTAAATAAATTTTGGCCATTTTTTCTTTGCCTTTCTTTAACCAAAAAAGAGCGGCTAGTTCATTGGCTAAAGCTTGATTTTGCTTAAATTCATACAAAGAAGCTGACTCAATGGCTTGGTCATAAAAATTAAGGGCTTCTAAATCTTTGCCTTCAATCCGGGCCATTTCTGCCTGAATGAGCAAATATTTATGTAAAAAATTATCAGGACAGTTATTAGCCCAGAGTTTAAATTTTTCTAGATGATTCTTGAGAATCTTATCATACAGGCTTTTTTCAGCCTCAGCCGCCTTTGGATAAAGAGCCGTTAAAATCAAAGAATAGTAAAAATAATGTTCGGCTTGGTTAGCGATGCCTAAAAGGAAATCTACAGTTTTTTCGCTGGCTCTAGCTATTTTTAAAGCAGTTTTATAGTCACCATATAAAAATAAAATCTGAGATTTAAAAATATTAAAAGTAGCTATACCGGGCATAAAATAATTTTTCTTCCACATTTTTATGCACTCGTTTTCATTAAAGCTATCATCGCTAAACGAGAATTTATTTGGGGTTAAGCCTTGCAGATTCAACAAAAAATGCTGATCCAATTCTTGAATTTTAACAAACACCGTATTTTTCATTTTTTCGAGAACATTTAGATGTTTGTTAGATTCTTCTATAATACTAGCGAAATTATCCCCGACTAGGATTCTTTGCATAATTAGATTATAGGAATTATAGCTAGTATAAACATCGCCGATTTCTACACCGGCTAGATAGCCTTCTCTTAAAATAGGAATGCTATTACTAATGGCACTCCGCCAAGGACTAATATTAGCACCAAATAAATTATAAACTTTGCAAGTTAAGTTCGATTTATTAAATTTTTCATTCAGTTTTAAGGCTAATTTCCCTAATTCATAACCCGTCTCATAGTCATTTAACCTTGAACCGGCTATAATTCCTACCCAAGCATATCCATGAGCCGAAACTTCTCCATTTCCATACTCAATGGATAGATTCACTTCTTTTAGAGAAATTAAACTCAATAAATCTTGATTGGTAAAATAGGCTGGGCCGCTCATATACATCAAGAGATTCATACAAGCTTTGATCTCTGGATTCGTCATTTCGGGAGCGTTAATTAATTCGGCTACGGGGATTTTTCTTAAATTATTTCTGTAGGTTTCTAGCTCCAATTCTAAGGCGGCTAAAATTGCCTGTTGTTCGGTGGGGATAGTTAAGCCAAAAGAGGCTAAAGCTTGCGAACCAATTTTAAGATTTTCTAGATATTTACCGGTATTGTCATACAAAACTAAGCGTATTTTTTGTATTTCTGCTTTTTCTAAATTGGTTCTAGCATGATTTAAAATAAGATCAAAAAGTTCCTCAGCTTTTTCAAAGTTACCACAAAGATATTCACATTCAGACCATTCTCGATACAAAATAAACACTATTTCATAGTAATCCTGCCAAATATTGCCGGGCAAAACCTCTATGCCTTTACTAAAGTATTTTAAAGCCGCTTCATACGCAGTAGAATCTTTGGCTTTTTTACCCGCCATCAAATTTAAATTGCTTAGAGTATAAGATAATTCGGGATCATCAATTAATTCTGCTCCTACATTGAGATGCTTAACCAAATCAAAAACTTTTTCCTCTAATTCTTGTTCGGGTGTATTTTTTAAGAGCAGTTTTCCGATTTTGAGATGAGTTTTCTGTTTATCGCTTTCTCGAATCAGACTGTAGGCGGCTTGCTGCACTCTGTCATGCAAAAATTTATATTCTACTGTTAAATTATTTTCGTTAAGAACCTGAGAGACAGACTCAAAAACCAGGGGAATTTTATAGGTGTTATTTAAAGGTAAAATTAATCCTTCTGTTAGAGCTTCCCATAGGTGACTAGCCGTCAGGGAGTAGGATTTTTTATAGACGACAGAAAGCACTTCTAAATTAAATCGATTACCAATACAAGCGGCTAATTTTAATAAATTTTGAGTTTTGTTATCGAGTTTTTGCAGTTTACTGATCATTAAATCTACAACATTATCAGCGAACTCGGTGTCTTGAATCTCTTGTAAATCCCACTGCCAACTTCCCGAGGAGGGATTAAATTTTAATAAACCTTCTGTATAAAGAGATTTCAAAAACTGATTTAAAAAGAAAGGATTCCCAAAGGTTTTTTGAAAACATAATTCGGCTAAAGGTTTGGCTGTTTCTAGCTCACAGTAAAGAGAATCAGCAATTAATTGATTGATGTTGTCTAAGGCCAACGGTTTGACCACAATGGTTTGTAATGCCGCACCCCCCTGTTTAATTTCATCTACAGTAAGCATTAAAGGATGAGAGGGGTTAACTTCATTATCTCGGTAAGCTCCAATTAATAGTAAATATTGAGTATCTGAAGCCGTCATCAACATAAAAATAAATTTCAGAGAGGCTAAATCAGCCCATTGTAAATCATCTAAAAAGAGAACAAGGGGATGTTCGGCTTTAGTAAAAACACCAATAAATTTTTGAAAAACTAAATTAAATCTATTTTGAGATTCAGCCGGGTTTAATTGTGGTACAGAAGGTTGTTTACCAATAATAAGTTCTACTTCAGGAATGACATCAATAATGACTTGAC is from Gloeothece verrucosa PCC 7822 and encodes:
- a CDS encoding AAA family ATPase — translated: MKKLGNYQIVELIQEGIVTVVYRGISEQNHQPVIIKILKSDYPELKIIAKLKHEYKILKKLNIAGVVKAFKLEKYNNKWALILEDFGGISLKSSINKHKLNLVDCLRIAIKISTNLGEIHQNKIIHKDIKPSNIIFNPKTEEVKITDFGIASLLSLEHQSIISPNLLEGTLAYISPEQTGRVNRPIDYRTDFYSLGITLYEMLTGVLPFSATDPMELIHYHIAKIPIPPHEYNPKIPKPLSDIVVKLLAKTAEDRYQTTLGITLDLERCLHQLETEGKISSFIIAQQDLSSRFKISQKLYGREAEVAALMAAFERVNQGQTEMVLVTGYSGIGKSSLVYEIDKPIVERKGFFVSGKFDQLQRNVPYASLIQAFQELLRQILTESQEKVEMWRKKLLEALGNNGQVIIDVIPEVELIIGKQPSVPQLNPAESQNRFNLVFQKFIGVFTKAEHPLVLFLDDLQWADLASLKFIFMLMTASDTQYLLLIGAYRDNEVNPSHPLMLTVDEIKQGGAALQTIVVKPLALDNINQLIADSLYCELETAKPLAELCFQKTFGNPFFLNQFLKSLYTEGLLKFNPSSGSWQWDLQEIQDTEFADNVVDLMISKLQKLDNKTQNLLKLAACIGNRFNLEVLSVVYKKSYSLTASHLWEALTEGLILPLNNTYKIPLVFESVSQVLNENNLTVEYKFLHDRVQQAAYSLIRESDKQKTHLKIGKLLLKNTPEQELEEKVFDLVKHLNVGAELIDDPELSYTLSNLNLMAGKKAKDSTAYEAALKYFSKGIEVLPGNIWQDYYEIVFILYREWSECEYLCGNFEKAEELFDLILNHARTNLEKAEIQKIRLVLYDNTGKYLENLKIGSQALASFGLTIPTEQQAILAALELELETYRNNLRKIPVAELINAPEMTNPEIKACMNLLMYMSGPAYFTNQDLLSLISLKEVNLSIEYGNGEVSAHGYAWVGIIAGSRLNDYETGYELGKLALKLNEKFNKSNLTCKVYNLFGANISPWRSAISNSIPILREGYLAGVEIGDVYTSYNSYNLIMQRILVGDNFASIIEESNKHLNVLEKMKNTVFVKIQELDQHFLLNLQGLTPNKFSFSDDSFNENECIKMWKKNYFMPGIATFNIFKSQILFLYGDYKTALKIARASEKTVDFLLGIANQAEHYFYYSLILTALYPKAAEAEKSLYDKILKNHLEKFKLWANNCPDNFLHKYLLIQAEMARIEGKDLEALNFYDQAIESASLYEFKQNQALANELAALFWLKKGKEKMAKIYLREAHYGYKLWGANRKVEELETQYSHLLVEAISTKTKLDKTLSQESSSTGTSSDVLDMTTVIKASQALAEEIILNLLIKKLMAITIENAGAQTGFLIFNKEGQLLIEAKGTVDSHEVIVDQSNPLESRQQLPMSVINYVARTREDVVLNNATREGIFTTDPYIINHHSKSILCTPIIHQGELIGLLYLENNLTTGAFTPTRLEILKVLSSQAAISLKNAQLYETMMNLNVNLKREIKERQKADEALRESERKMAQFLEAVPIGIFVIDANGHPYYANQTAQQLLGKEIIFSAKATELPNFYQAYLAGTDQLYPSEQQPIIRALKGETMTIDNLEIRQKDKTIPLEVSATPIFDEKGEIIYAIAAFADITQRKRAEAERIQFTQELAQKNIALQQAKDNLAESNRTLEYKVEERTRELSQTLEILKATQAELLFENALLRNEADIATYDYQVGGSLPMDAPTYVVRSADRYLYKALKRGEFCYILNARQMGKSSLMVHMMHYLQKEGIYCAAVDMTRIGSENVTPDQWYKGLAVEMARSVDLLTKVNLKTWWNERLDLSPVQRLSRFIEEVLLTFGGVEDGGAKKPLVIFFDEIDSVLSLNFSANDFFALIRSCYNQRSLNAAYQRLTFALFGVATPSDLITDLQRTPFNIGRAIQLEGFKEHEAQPLLQGLTEKVNNPQLVLKEILSWTNGQPFLTQKLCQLIHNSSSPITPDNEIEWIDNLVQTHVLTNWESQDEPEHLRTIKDRLLNSLQSFELLKLYQQVLHQGEVALNDSPQERELLLSGLVVKQQGFLRIHNRIYASIFNSDWVARLC